CGGTCGACGAGACGGCGAGATCGTTCCGCGAGATGGCTCTCACGGGGCCCTCGTGCGTCGCCAAGAGCAGTTACGAGCTGAGCTGCACCAGCAGGGAGACGGGTCGCATGTCGAGCTTCGGCAAGGTCGCCAAGGGGTCGACCACCGGCTACTACGACTTCAAGGACGATCGAGGCCACTCCATCCGTGTCCGGGCCGAGCGCCGGGGCCGCGACCACATCACGTGGAGCAAGAAGACGAGCTCCTGGAACGGGACGTCGAGCACGTACTCGGGCGGCTTCTGGCGGTAGTGCCCGAATGAGGCCGAGGCCCTGCTCGTAGTAGCCGGTGGATTCACCCGGGTGGAAGGGCGATGACCCACGGGCGAAGATCACGTTGGACGACCTGTTGCCCATGAGCAGCGGGTTGGAATGGGAAGAGAGCTATTCCGACGCCGGCGCCGACGTGATCAAGTCGCTGGGCAGCGACCTCGACCGGGCCCACTACGCCGCGAACAAACCGCTGGTCCACGAGCCCGGCACGTTCTGGGCCTACTCCACCGGCACCGCCAACGCTCGATCCCAACGGCCTGGTCAGCGGCGGTTCGTGGATGAACATGACACCCCGGGACTTTGCCCGGTTCGGGCTGCTGTACGCCCGGGACGGCGCGTGGGATGGCAAGCGCATCCTGCCCGCGGGATGGGTGGACTACTCACGCTTGCCCACACCCACCATGGACGAGGGCCGATACGGCGCTCAGTGGTGGCTCGACCCCGAACGACCCGACCTGTTCTACGCCAACGGGTTTGATGGACAGAGCATCAGCGTGGCACCCGACAAGGACCTGGTGATCGTGGTGCTGTCCAAGGCACCGAATGGCCGGAACGAACAGGTGTGCAACGACCTGTACGACGCCTTCGGCGTCTCAACCAGGGGTCAGCCCCGTCCGTCCGCCCCAGGCACCGGGCGAAGGTCCGCCGAGGAACCGATGATCCACATGCCGTGATCGGCGATGTCGACCAAGACGGATTCCAGCGGAAAGCCGCTGTGTCGTGCGGCCGACACTTCCCGACCGGAGTACTCCAGAATTCGAGCGTCGTTGCCTGTCCACTCGGTGATCAACCAGCTCAGCCCGAGCAATTGCTCGTCCCACCGTTCATAGGTGGCGTCGGTTGCCGGTGTCTCATCTTCAAACCCGTCACCCGGCTGCACCACAAACACGTCGATGTCGCTCTTGGTGGTCATGGTCCCCCGTGCGGCGGAACCAAACAGGGCGAGTCCAAGCGGCGACGGGTCCCACTGTTCGACCTCCTCAGCGATCGCATCGGCAAGGCGAGTGCGAAGTTGGGTCAAGCCGAGCACGTGCTCGGCAGCGAGATGCTGCCGGTTCAGAACGTACGAATTGGTGCGGCCAGTGGTTGTGACATGCACGATCCCCTGCACCACCAACCGTTGGAGCGTGCGCCGAACGCCGGACTCGGATCGACCGCCCACGAACCTGTGAACCTGCGGTGCGGTAAAGGAAGCGTTCGCACCCGCGAGCACTTGGAGGACATCCGCGTCGAGCGTCGGGGTGATGACGGAGAGAGGTCGTGCCAAGTCCACCTGCAGAATAGTACAGGTATCGGTACTATTCTGTAGGCCAGGGGGGCGGTCAGCGCTTCTTACCGGCGAGGAAGAGCGCTACCGCCTTGTCGATTCGCCGCTGTCGGGTCTCGTCGGACTTCGCGCCGGCCACCTGCTCGCAGTGATACCGCTGCAGGCTGTTGGACAATCCGGCAAAGAACGCCTCCGCCTCAGGATGCGCCTGAAGTGCTGCGGTGAGCTGCGGCGGGACCTCGACCTCTCAAGGCGCGTCGTTCAGCGTGAGCGTGACGCCGATCGGGTCCCAACTGGTCAGGCCGGTCGCCTTGCGGATCACTGCGCTCACGCTGATCATTGACTGGCCACCCATCACCCCAACGGTGTTTCGGTACTCGTAACCGTTGAGGTTGACGTCGACGGGCGGGCGTTTGCCGCCGCCCAGCGTCTGGATCGCCTCGGGCGGAACGACAATGCCGGTCTTGTGACCGAAGGCCGCCAACTCGGTGTCGAACGACGCCGTCGCCTGATTCTTGGTTGTCAGGGATTTAGTCTTCCTGGGTGTCGAACACCCCGACCAACCAGGCTACAAAGCGGATGATTAACAATCCGCCGCCTGATTCCGTCATGCGGTGGGTATGATCGTTGCATGACAAGTCAACTCGCAATCAGGCTCGATGACGACGACCTTGCGGCGTTGGACGAACTCGCTCGCCGTGACGGACTCACCCGATCCGAGGCGGTTCGTCGAGCCATTCGACTTCAGACCGAGAACACCATCGCAGCGCAAAACCGCGCCGAACTCGACCGGGTAGGCGCGCTGCTCGGGGTCGAGCCGGGGTCACGATGGCTCACCGGCGCCGATGTGATCACAACCCTTCCCGACGACGAGTTCGCTGCCGATATCGCCGCTGCACTTGGAGCTGACTCAACCGACGACATGGTGGACCCATGGGCCACCTAGCCGTTCCACTTCCTGCCGTCTTCGACACCTCCATCTTCGTTGGCCAGGAACGACGCGGGCTCGGCGTTCTTGCCGAGTGGGCGCCCGTCGTCTCGGTGATCACGGTGGCCGAATTGTCATTCGGAGTAGCGGCTGCCGGCTCCGAGGAGATCCGCGACCGGAGGGCCGCGACACTGACCGATGCCCGCAGTGCACCAGTGGTTGGCCTTGACGATAACGGTCCGGTGGACGTGGTGACTGCTTGGGTACGCCTCAGGAGCGGCCTCGCCGGCAGGATGCCGGCCAATGACTCCTGGATCGCCGCAACCGCCTTGGCACTGAGAATCCCAGTACTCACTCAAGATGACGATTTCGATGCCGCATCGAAGATGATCCAGGTTGTGCGGGTCCCCTCACCTGCGACCACCGGGTAGGCCGGTTGTCAATTGGTTGACGTGGCTCAACCCTTGACGGTGATCGGGTCGGAGAGGGCCTGATCGGCGATCACCGTGGGGTCGAGCGAGACGTCCTTCCACTGCTTCTTGGCGAACATCTCGGTCTGTTCGGTGAACAGCGGAGAGGTCTGGTCATCGGTCTGTCCATAGGTGAGGATCGTGCGGATCTGGGGGCCGCCCTTGGCGAAGTCCACCGACATGATGAAGCTGGAGCCGTTGGTGACCGGGTAGCCATCGGTGGTGAGGTCCGTGTCGTCGGTGACCCAGTCGGGCAGCTCCCGCACCGGCTCGCTGGTGCCGCCCAGCCCCCCGCGTCCGACCACGTTGGTGATGCCCTCCGAACCAAAGCCACCAGGTATGGAGGCCCCATCGTCGACACGACCATCCCGCTGGAGTTCGCCGAGCTTCACGTTGACCTTCAGCTGCTGGGAGTCCATCAGTTGCACCGCTTTGGCCAGGCTGGTGAGCACCGGGTCGCCGTCGGGCCCCGCCTTGACCAGGCCGTTGGGGGTCTCCAGCGGCTTGGCCGGATCGAACTCG
Above is a genomic segment from Candidatus Microthrix parvicella Bio17-1 containing:
- a CDS encoding nucleotidyltransferase domain-containing protein; translation: MDLARPLSVITPTLDADVLQVLAGANASFTAPQVHRFVGGRSESGVRRTLQRLVVQGIVHVTTTGRTNSYVLNRQHLAAEHVLGLTQLRTRLADAIAEEVEQWDPSPLGLALFGSAARGTMTTKSDIDVFVVQPGDGFEDETPATDATYERWDEQLLGLSWLITEWTGNDARILEYSGREVSAARHSGFPLESVLVDIADHGMWIIGSSADLRPVPGADGRG
- a CDS encoding DUF1905 domain-containing protein codes for the protein MAAFGHKTGIVVPPEAIQTLGGGKRPPVDVNLNGYEYRNTVGVMGGQSMISVSAVIRKATGLTSWDPIGVTLTLNDAP
- a CDS encoding ribbon-helix-helix protein, CopG family; translation: MTSQLAIRLDDDDLAALDELARRDGLTRSEAVRRAIRLQTENTIAAQNRAELDRVGALLGVEPGSRWLTGADVITTLPDDEFAADIAAALGADSTDDMVDPWAT
- a CDS encoding PIN domain-containing protein, whose product is MGHLAVPLPAVFDTSIFVGQERRGLGVLAEWAPVVSVITVAELSFGVAAAGSEEIRDRRAATLTDARSAPVVGLDDNGPVDVVTAWVRLRSGLAGRMPANDSWIAATALALRIPVLTQDDDFDAASKMIQVVRVPSPATTG